One uncultured Flavobacterium sp. genomic window carries:
- the glsA gene encoding glutaminase A translates to MKKQMIFVGLMIVFIINQGYSQTILNKKNIENTLNEAFNKFKDLKEGKNADYIKELANVDPNIFGIALVTADGAVYTKGDITSMVSIQSISKVFTMAKVIEQEGPQFLQDKIGVNATGLPFNSIVAVEMNKGDKINPLVNPGAIAATSLIRGSDSIAKWKEIQKIQSDFAGRQLSINRPVYISEAGDNLRNQAIAHLLLAYNRIYFDPIEATDIYTKQCALNVNVKDLATMAATLANGGVNPITKNKVVSQTTVMYTLPVMATAGLYDNSGIWLFNSGLPAKSGVGGGILAVCPGKFGIAVISPPLDNSGNSLKAQKVIQYVVEKLKANPYWIDPK, encoded by the coding sequence ATGAAGAAGCAAATGATTTTTGTTGGTTTAATGATCGTTTTTATCATAAACCAAGGCTATAGCCAAACAATACTGAATAAAAAAAATATAGAAAATACGCTTAATGAGGCCTTTAATAAATTTAAAGATTTAAAAGAAGGAAAAAATGCAGACTATATTAAAGAGTTAGCCAATGTGGATCCCAATATTTTTGGTATTGCACTTGTTACTGCAGACGGAGCGGTATACACAAAAGGTGATATAACCTCAATGGTTTCAATTCAAAGTATATCGAAAGTATTTACTATGGCAAAAGTAATTGAACAAGAAGGACCTCAGTTTTTGCAAGACAAAATAGGTGTGAATGCGACTGGGCTGCCATTTAATTCTATTGTTGCGGTAGAAATGAATAAAGGTGATAAAATTAATCCTCTTGTAAATCCTGGAGCTATTGCGGCCACAAGTCTTATTAGAGGTAGTGATTCTATAGCAAAATGGAAAGAAATCCAGAAAATTCAGAGTGATTTTGCGGGAAGGCAGCTTTCTATAAATCGTCCAGTTTATATAAGTGAGGCTGGTGATAATTTGCGTAATCAAGCCATTGCACATTTGTTATTGGCTTATAATAGGATATATTTCGATCCGATAGAAGCAACAGATATTTATACGAAACAATGCGCATTGAACGTAAATGTAAAGGATCTTGCTACAATGGCGGCCACATTGGCAAATGGAGGTGTTAATCCTATTACAAAGAATAAGGTGGTTAGTCAAACGACTGTGATGTATACCTTACCTGTAATGGCAACTGCGGGTCTTTATGATAATTCTGGAATTTGGCTGTTTAATTCTGGGCTTCCGGCAAAGAGTGGCGTTGGAGGAGGTATATTAGCAGTGTGTCCTGGTAAATTTGGAATTGCTGTTATTTCGCCACCATTAGATAACTCTGGAAATAGTTTGAAAGCTCAGAAAGTTATTCAATATGTTGTAGAGAAACTTAAAGCAAATCCTTATTGGATTGATCCTAAGTAG
- the rpe gene encoding ribulose-phosphate 3-epimerase: MKNTLIAPSVLAADFANLQRDVEMINNSQADWFHIDIMDGVFVPNISFGMPVLEAISRHAKKTIDVHLMIVDPDRYIKTFADLGANILSVHYEACTHLHRTLQAIKAEGMKAGVAINPHTNIDLLEDVINDIDLVCIMSVNPGFGGQSFIENTYTKVEKLKALITRKNASTLIEIDGGVTSKNAKQLVEAGADVLVAGSFVFKAENPTQTIADLKVLTAF; encoded by the coding sequence ATGAAGAATACACTTATTGCTCCTTCTGTTCTTGCAGCTGATTTTGCCAATTTACAACGCGATGTCGAAATGATCAATAACAGTCAGGCTGATTGGTTCCATATTGATATTATGGATGGAGTTTTTGTTCCGAATATTTCTTTTGGAATGCCTGTTTTAGAAGCTATTTCAAGACATGCTAAAAAAACTATCGACGTGCATTTAATGATTGTTGATCCGGACAGATACATTAAAACTTTTGCAGATTTAGGTGCGAACATCTTAAGCGTGCATTATGAAGCTTGCACACATTTGCACAGAACTCTTCAGGCAATTAAAGCCGAAGGAATGAAAGCAGGAGTTGCAATCAATCCACACACAAATATTGACTTATTAGAAGATGTGATTAACGATATTGATTTAGTATGCATTATGAGTGTGAATCCAGGTTTTGGAGGACAATCATTTATCGAAAATACTTATACTAAAGTAGAGAAATTAAAAGCTTTAATTACACGCAAAAATGCTTCAACATTAATTGAAATTGATGGCGGTGTGACCAGCAAAAATGCAAAGCAATTAGTAGAAGCCGGAGCTGATGTTTTAGTTGCAGGAAGCTTTGTTTTTAAAGCAGAGAATCCAACTCAAACAATTGCAGATTTAAAAGTCCTTACTGCTTTTTAA